In one window of Caballeronia sp. TF1N1 DNA:
- a CDS encoding ABC transporter ATP-binding protein, producing MSLCEIDGLDISFASHDGVPMPAVRGVSLSVERGERLGIVGESGSGKSLTGRALLGLLPQGAKWSAKALRFDGQDLLAMKPNERRRLCGTQMSMILQDPKFSLNPVMTVAQQMRETFARQGERLGRKAMRARIVEALSAVHIRDPERVADAYPQELSGGMGQRVMIAMMVFAGPRLLIADEPTSALDVLVSMQVLAVLDEMIERHDTGLVFISHDLPLVMSFCDRVAVMYGGRIVETCAAADLAHAKHPYTRGLLAANPPLVDPPAELPTLRRDPAWLTESFEGDSAR from the coding sequence ATGTCCTTGTGCGAGATCGATGGACTCGATATTTCTTTCGCCAGCCACGACGGCGTGCCAATGCCCGCCGTGCGCGGCGTCTCGTTGTCGGTCGAGCGCGGCGAACGGTTGGGTATCGTCGGGGAATCCGGTTCGGGCAAGTCGCTTACCGGCCGCGCGCTGCTCGGTCTCTTGCCGCAAGGGGCGAAGTGGTCCGCGAAAGCCCTGCGTTTCGACGGCCAGGACTTGCTCGCGATGAAGCCGAACGAGCGCCGGCGTTTATGCGGCACGCAGATGAGCATGATTCTGCAAGACCCGAAATTCTCGTTGAACCCGGTCATGACCGTCGCGCAACAAATGCGCGAAACCTTCGCGCGGCAAGGCGAACGCCTCGGCCGCAAGGCCATGCGCGCGCGTATCGTCGAGGCGTTGTCGGCGGTGCATATCCGCGATCCGGAGCGCGTGGCGGATGCGTATCCGCAAGAGCTGTCGGGCGGCATGGGCCAGCGCGTGATGATCGCGATGATGGTCTTCGCCGGCCCGCGCCTCTTGATCGCCGACGAACCCACCAGCGCGCTCGACGTGCTCGTCTCCATGCAAGTGCTTGCCGTGCTCGACGAGATGATCGAGCGTCATGACACGGGACTCGTCTTTATCAGCCACGACCTGCCGCTCGTGATGTCGTTTTGCGACCGCGTGGCAGTGATGTACGGCGGGCGGATCGTCGAGACATGCGCGGCGGCGGATCTCGCGCACGCAAAGCATCCGTACACGCGCGGGTTGCTGGCCGCCAATCCGCCGCTCGTCGATCCACCCGCCGAGTTGCCGACCTTGCGGCGCGATCCGGCGTGGCTCACGGAATCGTTCGAAGGAGACAGCGCACGATGA
- a CDS encoding ABC transporter permease, which produces MSVTPTFFDRMRAASGRRRGVRFVLALVRWIIMLAVTFTGLLAITFFIGRKIPIDPVLAILGDRASAAAYAAAHLQLGLDKPLIEQFMIYARDVLHGNLGVSLLTANPVIDDIKRVFPATLELATLSTFIGVCIGVPLGVIAAVKHNRMVDHIARFIGLAGSSVPVFWLALMGLLLFYARLHWVSGPGRIDPMYDGMVDTRTGSLLIDSLLAGEWDVFRNAFSHIALPAGVLAFYSIAYLSRMTRSFMLEQLSQEYVTTARAKGLSERRVIWRHAFGNIAVPLLTVIALAYSYLLEGSVLTEIVFAWPGIGSYLTGALLNADMNAVLGSTLVIGATFIALNLLTDALYRVFDPRAR; this is translated from the coding sequence ATGTCCGTCACGCCCACGTTTTTCGACCGAATGCGCGCCGCGAGCGGCCGGCGAAGGGGCGTGCGCTTCGTGCTTGCACTCGTGCGCTGGATCATCATGCTCGCGGTAACATTCACCGGGCTGCTTGCGATCACGTTCTTCATCGGCCGCAAGATTCCCATCGATCCCGTGCTTGCCATTCTCGGCGACCGCGCATCGGCGGCGGCGTATGCGGCGGCGCATTTGCAGCTCGGGCTCGACAAGCCGCTCATCGAGCAGTTCATGATCTACGCGCGCGATGTCCTGCACGGCAATCTGGGCGTGTCGCTCTTGACGGCGAATCCCGTCATCGACGACATCAAACGCGTGTTTCCCGCGACGCTCGAACTGGCGACGCTCTCGACTTTCATCGGCGTTTGCATCGGCGTGCCGCTCGGCGTGATTGCGGCCGTGAAGCACAACCGCATGGTCGACCACATCGCGCGCTTCATCGGGCTCGCGGGCAGTTCCGTGCCCGTATTCTGGCTCGCGCTGATGGGTCTGTTGCTGTTCTATGCGCGCCTTCATTGGGTTTCGGGTCCGGGCCGCATCGACCCGATGTACGACGGCATGGTCGATACGCGCACCGGCAGTCTGCTGATCGATTCGCTCCTCGCGGGCGAGTGGGACGTTTTTAGGAACGCGTTCTCGCATATCGCGTTGCCGGCGGGCGTGCTGGCGTTTTATTCCATCGCTTATCTGAGCCGCATGACGCGCTCGTTCATGCTCGAACAACTGAGCCAGGAATACGTGACGACCGCGCGCGCGAAGGGCTTGTCCGAGCGGCGCGTGATCTGGCGGCACGCGTTCGGCAATATCGCGGTGCCGTTGCTGACGGTGATCGCGTTGGCGTACAGCTATCTGCTCGAAGGCTCGGTGCTGACAGAAATCGTGTTCGCGTGGCCGGGCATCGGCTCGTATCTGACGGGCGCGCTTTTGAACGCGGACATGAACGCGGTGCTCGGCAGCACGCTCGTGATCGGCGCGACGTTCATTGCGCTTAACTTGCTGACCGACGCGCTTTACCGCGTGTTCGATCCGCGCGCACGCTGA
- the nikC gene encoding nickel transporter permease — MNPARVHWRAWLLTDTPASPRQAALGRAYRRWRAFSANPLSMFGLAILVLLVVVAIFGPLVVTRDPLQQVLAERLTPPNAAHWFGTDQLGRDILSRLVHGSRLTLSIAMLVVVLVVPVGLLMGTVAGYCGGFVDTVLMRITDVALAFPKIVLALAFAAALGPGVLNAVIAISITAWPPYARLARAESLRLAQADFIHAARLQGASPARILLRYIVPLCSSSVIVRATLDMAGIILAVAGLGFLGLGAQPPSPEWGYMVASGRNVLLDAWWVATIPGLAILAVSLAFNLLGDGLRDVFDPRHGG, encoded by the coding sequence ATGAATCCCGCGCGGGTGCACTGGCGCGCGTGGTTGCTCACCGACACGCCCGCGTCGCCGCGTCAGGCGGCGCTCGGGCGCGCATACCGGCGCTGGCGCGCGTTCTCGGCGAATCCGCTCAGCATGTTCGGTCTCGCGATACTCGTGCTGCTCGTCGTGGTGGCGATCTTCGGGCCGCTCGTCGTTACGCGCGACCCGTTGCAGCAAGTGCTCGCCGAACGCCTTACGCCGCCCAACGCAGCACACTGGTTCGGCACCGATCAGCTCGGCCGCGACATCCTGTCGAGGCTCGTGCACGGCTCGCGGCTCACGTTGAGTATCGCCATGCTGGTCGTGGTGCTCGTCGTGCCCGTGGGTTTGCTCATGGGCACGGTGGCGGGTTATTGCGGCGGTTTCGTCGATACCGTGCTCATGCGCATTACCGATGTCGCGCTCGCGTTTCCGAAGATCGTGCTCGCGCTCGCGTTCGCGGCCGCGCTCGGGCCGGGCGTGCTCAACGCGGTCATCGCCATTTCGATCACGGCGTGGCCGCCGTATGCGCGGCTCGCGCGTGCCGAATCGCTGCGGCTCGCGCAGGCCGACTTCATCCACGCGGCGCGTCTGCAGGGCGCGTCGCCCGCGCGCATTCTGTTGCGCTATATCGTGCCGCTGTGTTCGTCGTCGGTGATCGTGCGCGCGACGCTCGACATGGCGGGCATCATCCTCGCCGTCGCGGGGCTCGGATTTCTGGGACTGGGCGCGCAGCCGCCGAGTCCCGAATGGGGTTACATGGTTGCCTCTGGCCGCAATGTGCTGCTCGATGCGTGGTGGGTCGCAACTATTCCCGGCCTCGCCATTCTCGCCGTGAGCCTGGCGTTCAATCTGCTCGGCGACGGTTTGCGCGATGTCTTCGATCCGCGTCACGGAGGCTGA
- a CDS encoding DnaJ family domain-containing protein, which translates to MKLLDALVEQRINEAASRGEFNDLPGAGAPLALDDDLLVPEEVRVANRILKNAGFVPPAVEQLRALRGLQDELDRVTDPAARCRIQVKMLALDMALESLRGGGCVPHEYRRRIAERLSERAQGRSEMG; encoded by the coding sequence ATGAAATTGCTAGATGCTTTGGTCGAACAGCGGATCAACGAAGCCGCCTCGCGCGGCGAATTCAACGATCTTCCCGGCGCAGGCGCGCCCCTCGCCTTGGACGACGATCTCCTCGTGCCGGAGGAAGTGCGCGTCGCCAATCGTATTCTCAAGAACGCGGGTTTTGTCCCGCCAGCCGTCGAACAACTGCGCGCATTGCGCGGGCTTCAGGACGAGCTGGACCGCGTGACCGACCCGGCCGCGCGCTGCCGTATTCAGGTGAAGATGCTCGCGCTCGACATGGCGCTCGAATCCTTGCGCGGCGGCGGTTGCGTGCCGCATGAATACAGGCGACGCATTGCCGAGCGGCTGTCCGAGCGCGCTCAGGGCCGCAGCGAGATGGGCTGA
- a CDS encoding ABC transporter ATP-binding protein: MIDIDRASIRFRTKTGHVDAVRDVTFRVEEGEVFGLVGESGSGKSTLLRALAGLVPLSSGSLRVSDSLPQMVFQDPYAALHPRFTVDKTLREPLAINGIGDEDARILAALAEVGLGPAFRFRYPHQLSGGQRQRVSIARALIVGPRMLLLDEPTSALDVSVQAEILNLLRRLHTERKLTMMLVSHNLAVVGFLCQRVAVMKNGEIVEQLDVEAVRARDVKHEYTRSLMRATEGYTRKHIRRNDAIECGENHA, translated from the coding sequence ATGATCGATATCGACCGCGCGAGCATTCGTTTCCGCACGAAGACCGGTCACGTCGATGCCGTGCGCGACGTGACTTTTCGCGTGGAGGAGGGCGAGGTGTTCGGGCTCGTCGGCGAATCGGGCAGCGGAAAGTCGACCTTGCTGCGCGCACTCGCCGGCCTCGTGCCACTGTCGAGCGGAAGCCTGCGAGTCAGCGATAGCCTTCCGCAGATGGTGTTTCAGGACCCGTACGCGGCGCTGCATCCGCGCTTCACGGTCGACAAGACCTTGCGCGAGCCGCTCGCGATCAACGGTATCGGCGATGAAGACGCGCGCATTTTGGCCGCGCTCGCCGAGGTCGGGCTCGGACCGGCGTTCAGATTTCGGTATCCGCATCAATTGTCGGGCGGGCAGCGGCAGCGCGTGTCGATTGCGCGCGCGTTGATCGTGGGTCCGCGCATGCTCTTGCTCGATGAACCGACGTCCGCGCTGGATGTCTCCGTGCAAGCCGAAATCCTCAACTTGCTGCGTCGCTTGCACACGGAGCGCAAGCTCACGATGATGCTCGTGAGTCACAACCTCGCCGTGGTCGGATTTCTGTGTCAGCGCGTCGCGGTCATGAAAAATGGCGAGATCGTCGAGCAACTCGATGTGGAAGCCGTCCGCGCGCGCGACGTGAAGCACGAATACACGCGCAGCCTCATGCGGGCGACCGAAGGCTATACGCGCAAGCACATTCGTCGAAACGACGCCATCGAATGTGGCGAAAATCACGCATAA
- the tadA gene encoding tRNA adenosine(34) deaminase TadA: protein MILSPDLPDLSDASFSTASVDSSDERDRRFMALAQQAADEARRAGEVPVGAVIVRGDEVIATGFNHPIGGHDPSAHAEMAALRAAAQSLENYRLPGCELYVTLEPCLMCAGAIMHARIARVVFGAADPKTGACGSVVDVFANERLNHHTSVTGGVLADECGRSLKNFFAERRRLAREERDLRHAREAGQGGEFAVSTNKTN, encoded by the coding sequence CTGATCTTGTCGCCCGATCTTCCCGACCTTTCCGACGCTTCCTTTTCCACCGCATCCGTCGATTCCTCCGACGAACGCGATCGCCGCTTCATGGCGCTCGCGCAACAAGCCGCCGATGAAGCGCGCCGCGCGGGCGAAGTGCCCGTGGGCGCGGTCATCGTTCGTGGCGATGAAGTCATCGCGACGGGCTTCAATCATCCCATTGGCGGACACGACCCGTCCGCGCACGCCGAAATGGCCGCTTTGCGCGCGGCGGCGCAATCGCTCGAAAACTATCGGCTGCCGGGCTGCGAGCTTTATGTCACGCTCGAGCCGTGCCTCATGTGCGCGGGCGCTATCATGCATGCTCGGATCGCACGCGTGGTGTTCGGTGCGGCCGATCCCAAAACGGGCGCATGCGGCAGCGTGGTCGACGTGTTCGCCAACGAGCGGCTCAATCATCACACCAGCGTGACAGGCGGCGTGCTTGCGGACGAATGCGGCCGGTCGCTCAAGAACTTCTTTGCGGAACGAAGGCGTCTGGCGCGCGAAGAACGCGATTTGCGGCACGCGCGCGAAGCCGGGCAGGGCGGCGAGTTCGCCGTTTCCACCAACAAAACGAACTGA